The genomic DNA CAGAAGGTGCTTCACTTTTATCGGGACCGATATATGATAATCCCAAAATGGCCAAGAAACGGTTTGATGCCGCCATTGCCAAGATTAAAACATATAGTGTTGCCGACACCACGCAGATGGCGGCAATAGGTTATTGTTTTGGAGGTGCCATGGTATTAAATTTTGCACGTTTGGGAGAAAAGGAATTAAAAGGTATTGTTAGCTTTCATGGCAATCTGAAAGGAGTTCCCATTAGTAAAAATATACTTCATAATAAAATACTCGTTTGCAATGGCGAAGCAGATAAATTTGTGAGTCCCGAAGAAATTTCTACTTTCAAAAGACAAATGGATTCGATAAAAGCAAATTATACTTTCAAATCATATCCCAATGCTACACATGCCTTTAGCAATCCTGCATCAAGTAGTGTGGGCAAGCAATTTAATATACCCATCGAATACAATGCACAAGCCGATTCAAATTCGTGGAATGATATGAAAGCGTTTTTCGGAACGATATTTAAAAAATAGCCGTCAGCTAAAGCAGACGGAAATAAGCTGAAGCAGACGGAAATTCAACAAAACCAATTGAAATATAAAAGCAAGTTAGAATAAATGAATGAAAAACGCAATTATCATTATCATACTTCTTATTTCCCAAGCTTCCTT from Bacteroidota bacterium includes the following:
- a CDS encoding dienelactone hydrolase family protein → MKSIKYLLLITTASLLFFVSCKNDKPKEIPEKEVVVVKSNLLEENVSYIADTTALNGFVVYDETIKTKMPVVLVVHEWWGLNDYAKSRARQLAQLGYLAIAVDLYGNNQTADNPEGASLLSGPIYDNPKMAKKRFDAAIAKIKTYSVADTTQMAAIGYCFGGAMVLNFARLGEKELKGIVSFHGNLKGVPISKNILHNKILVCNGEADKFVSPEEISTFKRQMDSIKANYTFKSYPNATHAFSNPASSSVGKQFNIPIEYNAQADSNSWNDMKAFFGTIFKK